Proteins from one Ipomoea triloba cultivar NCNSP0323 chromosome 1, ASM357664v1 genomic window:
- the LOC116018898 gene encoding chalcone synthase E: MVTVEEVRKAQRAQGPATIMAIGTSTPPNCVDQSTYPDYYFRITNSDHMVELKEKFKRMCEKSMISKRYMHLTEEILKENPNICAYMAPSLDARQDIVVVEVPKLGKEAAQKAIKEWGQPKSKITHLVFCTTSGVDMPGADYQLTKLLGLQPSVKRFMMYQQGCFAGGTVLRLAKDLAENNKGARVLVVCSEITAVTFRGPSDAHLDSLVGQALFGDGAAALIIGSDPVAEIERPLFQLVSAAQTILPDSGGAIDGHLREVGLTFHLLKDVPGLISKHIEKSLNEAFEPLGIRDWNSLFWIAHPGGPAILDQVEAKLELKPEKLRATRHVLSEYGNMSSACVLFILDEMRKASSKEGLNTTGEGLEWGVLFGFGPGLTVETVVLHSVSA; this comes from the exons ATGGTGACCGTCGAAGAGGTACGGAAGGCGCAACGTGCCCAGGGTCCGGCCACCATCATGGCTATAGGAACCTCCACTCCCCCCAATTGCGTTGATCAGAGCACCTATCCAGATTATTATTTTCGTATCACCAATAGCGACCACATGGTTGAACttaaagaaaaattcaaacgCATGT GTGAAAAATCAATGATCAGTAAGCGGTACATGCACTTAACCGAGGAAATCTTGAAAGAAAATCCCAACATTTGTGCATACATGGCACCTTCCTTGGATGCCAGGCAAGATATAGTGGTTGTGGAAGTCCCAAAGCTCGGGAAAGAAGCAGCCCAGAAGGCTATCAAGGAATGGGGGCAGCCCAAGTCAAAGATCACCCATTTGGTGTTTTGTACCACGAGCGGTGTAGATATGCCGGGCGCGGATTACCAGCTCACAAAGCTTCTCGGGCTCCAACCATCCGTGAAGAGGTTCATGATGTACCAACAAGGCTGCTTCGCCGGCGGCACGGTTCTCCGGCTAGCCAAGGATCTAGCGGAGAACAATAAAGGCGCCCGCGTGTTAGTGGTTTGCTCGGAGATCACGGCGGTTACGTTCCGTGGCCCTAGTGATGCCCACTTGGATAGCCTTGTGGGCCAGGCCCTTTTTGGGGACGGGGCGGCGGCTCTGATCATTGGTTCTGATCCAGTGGCTGAGATTGAAAGGCCGTTATTCCAGCTCGTTTCCGCCGCCCAAACTATCCTCCCGGATAGCGGCGGCGCGATTGACGGGCACCTCCGGGAAGTGGGGCTAACTTTCCATTTACTCAAAGACGTTCCGGGGCTCATATCAAAGCACATTGAGAAAAGCCTGAACGAGGCGTTTGAGCCTCTGGGTATTCGTGATTGGAACTCCTTATTCTGGATAGCTCATCCCGGTGGCCCGGCTATTCTCGACCAAGTGGAAGCGAAGCTAGAGCTTAAGCCGGAGAAACTTCGTGCGACGAGGCATGTGTTGAGCGAGTATGGGAACATGTCTAGTGCGTGCGTGTTGTTTATTTTGGATGAAATGAGGAAGGCTTCCTCAAAGGAAGGGCTTAACACCACAGGTGAAGGGCTTGAGTGGGGAGTGCTGTTTGGATTTGGGCCTGGCTTGACCGTTGAAACCGTTGTTCTTCATAGTGTTTCGGCTTAA